CAGGAGCCTTTAGTGTGCAAGTATTGCAACAAACAATTCACCACCCTGAACAGGTTGGATCGGCATGAACAGATCTGCATGAGGTCAAGCCACATGCCCATTCCTGGAGGAAACCAACGCTTTTTAGAAAACTATCCTACCATCGGACAAAATGGAGGTTCATTCACAGGTCCAGAACCTTTATTATCTGAAAATAGGATTGGTGAATTTTCCAGTACCGGAAGTACTTTGCCAGACACGGACCACATGGTTAAATTTGTTAATGGGCAAATGCTCTACAGTTGCGTTGTGTGCAAACGTAGTTATGTGACCTTATCTAGCCTCCGAAGACATGCAAATGTTCACTCCTGGAGAAGAACATATCCTTGCCATTACTGCAACAAAGTATTTGCATTGGCTGAGTACAGGACAAGGCATGAAATTTGGCATACGGGAGAAAGACGATATCAGTGCATTTTCTGTCTTGAAACTTTCATGACCTACTATATACTCAAAAATCATCAGAAGTCTTTCCATGCCATCGATCATAGACTTTCCATCAGTAAAAAAACAGCAAATGGAGGCTTGAAGCCTAGCGTCTATCCGTATAAACTTTATAGGCTACTGCCTATGAAATGCAAGAGAGCCCCTTATAAGAGCTACCGAAATTCTTCCTATGAAAATGCACGAGAAAACAGTCAAATGAATGAGTCTGCACCTGGTACCTATGTTGTTCAGAATCCACACAGCTCTGAATTACCGACGCTGAATTTCCAAGATACTGTAAACACCCTGACCAACAGTCCAGCCATCCCATTGGAAACATCTGCATGTCAGGACATACCCACTTCTGCCAATGTACAAAATGCAGAGGGTACCAAATGGGGAGAGGAGGCATTGAAAATTGATCTTGACAATAACTTTTATTCAGCTGAGGTGTCAGTTTCTTCCACTGAAAATGCTGTCAGTTCTGACCTCCGGGCAGGGGATGTACCTGTTTTATCTTTGAGTAATAGCAGTGAGAATGCCGCCTCTGTGATCAGCTACAGTGGCTCTGCACCCTCGGTCATTGTACACAGCAGCCAGTTTTCATCGGTGATCATGCACAGCAATGCCATTGCTGCCATGACCAGCAGCAACCACAGAGCCTTTTCAGACCCAGCTGTCAGTCAGTCCCTGAAAGATGACAGTAAGCCCGAGCCAGATAAAGTGGGTAGGTTTGCAAGCAGACCCAAAAGcattaaggagaaaaagaaaactacatcaCATACCAGGGGAGAAATACCGGAGGAGTCAAACTATGTTGCTGATCCTGGAGGATCACTGAGCAAAACCACAAATATTGCTGAAGAAACCAGCAAAACTGAAACCTACATTGCAAAACCTGCTCTGCCGGGAACCTCCACAAATAGTAATGTTGCACCCCTTTGCCAAATAACAGTGAAAATTGGAAACGAAGCCATTGTGAAAAGGCACATTCTGGGAtctaaattgttttataaaagagGGAGAAGACCCAAGTATCAGATGCAGGAGGAGCCTTTGCCACAGGGGAATGACCCAGAACCCAGTGGAGACAGCCCACTCGGGCTTTGCCAATCCGAGTGCATGGAGATGAGTGAAGTGTTCGATGACGCAAGTGACCAGGATTCCACTGACAAACCGTGGCGCCCTTACTACAACTACAAACCCAAAAAGAAATCCAGACAgttgaaaaaaatgaggaaagtcAACTGGAGGAAGGAGCACGGAAACAGGAGCCCGAGCCATAAATGTAAATACCCAGCAGAACTGGATTGCGCCGTGGGGAAGGCTCCTCAGGATAAACCCTTTGAGGAAGAAGAAACTAAAGAGATGCCCAAGCTGCAGTGTGAACTCTGTGATGGAGACAAAGCAGTGGGGGCTGGAAACCAAGGAAGGCCCCACCGACATCTTACTTCTCGGCCGTATGCCTGCGAGCTCTGCGCCAAGCAGTTCCAGAGCCCTTCCACACTCAAAATGCACATGAGATGTCACACCGGGGAGAAGCCATACCAGTGCAAGACCTGCGGACGGTGCTTTTCAGTGCAAGGAAACTTACAGAAACACGAACGCATCCACCTGGGCTTGAAGGAGTTCGTCTGTCAGTATTGCAACAAGGCATTCACCTTGAATGAGACCCTCAAAATCCATGAAAGAATCCATACTGGAGAAAAGCGTTACCACTGTCAGTTCTGCTTTCAGAGATTTTTGTATCTCTCCACCAAAAGGAATCACGAGCAGAGGCATATTCGGGAGCATAATGGGAAGGGCTATGCCTGCTTCCAGTGCCCCAAAATTTGCAAAACAGCTGCTGCCCTTGGAATGCACCAAAAGAAACACTTATTCAAAAGCCCAAGTCAGCAGGAGAAAATAGGTGACATGTGCCACGAAAACTCAAATCCCTTGGAGAATCAACATTTCATTGGTTCAGAAGACAATGACCAAAAGGATAACATACAAACCGGTGTGGAAAATGTTGTCCTTTGAGTGgcaagaattagaaaaatcttcaaaaatataGTTGGTGGTTTTTTTTAGTTATGATTTAAGTTTAGTTTAATTTTGTCCACGTGACAGTCATGAAggagtgaaattaaaaaaaaaaaacaactcatttgtgaaaattccagaaaaaggaTCCTAATATCTACTTTGGGTTTTAGCATTAACTTTATGCAAAGTGCACAAAAACAATAGAGCTGACTCCTCCAATATCCCAAGTTTCTTGTGAAAGTTAATAAAATTCTTAGCTGTGGTATTTCTACCAGTGAAAAAAGGAGTTAATTTTAGCCTAGTTTAAAACTTTCTAATAATTGCTAATAAGAACTGGCTGCTGAACTGTCTTTAGTCACTGGAGAAAATAAGGGTCAGATATCCTGAAGATGGCATCTTCGTAAATATGTTACGTGGTAATGAGCTGTGTGACGGTCTTTATTCCCATCTGGCTTCTGCActattaaaatttgtttaaattaatgGATACACATGAAATACTTAAACAATATAACTGAAATTATGTGCATAATGAGTAACCTAAAGTAGGACATTCATACATTATGTAGAACTACTTTTCTGCAACACAAACcttgtaaaatacatatataaatcacTATAACTTTTAACTGTCCATATCCCCTGTAGAGAATTATGAGGAGCAATAGATCTGCAAATAATGAGGACTGATGTAAAAATCAATAGAAAGCATTTTGAATATGATTTAAGAGCATGTGAATGCTTTTAGATGGAATGCTGTTCCCTTGAAGTTATGGCTGAGCTGTTCTTAGAACTGGTCTACTCAATTCACAGAAAACATAGGTCATGCCTTATCTATGGGGGAACACCCTCCCAGAATTTACCTGTGATTACCTGTGCTGCATATTACTTTGCAATGGCCTCATCTCAGAGAATGAAAGAGGGTCACATTCTTCTGAAACTCTCTGCAGTCTTCCAACCACCACAAGGCCATGGATGTGGGGGTCTATTCCAGACAGACTTAAGGGTTCAAGTGGAACCTGCCATCTCCCATTCCACTAAAGGACTGTCCAAGAGATTTAGTGCAAGGTACACTGCAGTAGTGAATTCCCAGGCACTTGAAAGTGACTGCCTAATCCCTACAATTACTAGCCTTGTTGGAGATTATGCAGCCCACAAGTACAGACTAGTATAAAGCAAAAGGACAAAGgaacccccaccctccaccccacccatTAACGACTTGAGTGGGCAAGAAGAAGTGATGGCCTTCCTTGCCTAAAACAGTAGCTTTGTTTTTAGGGGATGGGAAGGTAGGATGTGGAGTGACATGGTTCTATCCTTTACTTGTGAGACTCAgaaatatatctacaaagccagaTGCTCTGTCTTCATATTTGCAGACATCTAGACCCCTTGCTAAAAACccactgaagttttttttttatgttctttgaCCCACACCATCAACATTACCCTCAAATCTAATTGCCCTACAGCATATTCTATCATGTGGACTAGGTTCCTGGAAAGCTGGAACTCATGATTCTTTTTCAAACTGCCAGaatagaagggagagagaaaacattTCTACCCTTTGATCACCAGTGTGAACAGAATCCGGAATGCAGTTTCAGCGTGACCTGCAGTCATTCATGTTCATTGGATTTGACAGATGGAAACCCAAGTTTATCGAAGATTGGAAGGTTATCATTGTGAAGAAGTAGCTCAAAGGACTCCGGTTTCTGTCTACAAGTGTGATGTCTCCATGAAGAAGACTTAGTATGGATTTGGGTGGGTAAGAAAGCATTTAAATGCCCAGGAAAGGACATGATTAAAGTTGACCGTTTAATACTGTAGTACCTTGCTGTTAAGTAACCCCACTATTGTATCTGCATTTATCTTTTGTTCATCTACTTTCACTTACATACAGTATTATATAAGtagagaaaaatgggaaaatgcaagcaaattcaactttattttatacattgtagATATGTACACCCTACACTATTCATTTGGGTTTTGTTAAAGAGATAGTCACAAAGGGCTTATGAAAATCATTTTTGAATTGATAATTAGAATATTGAATAAGCAATCCTATGATCCACTAATTTGTTTTATCAGTTAATAATATTAATCAAAGACATTTACTGTATATTCTAGTCATTTTGATTTGAGTTAACCCCAAATATAAAATTACCTGTAGTGATGTCTCTCTCCCAGCCCTTATATGTGGATATTTTTTAAGTGGACTTGTATGCTGATAATTCTAGACCAAAGTAAATATGGCAGAATatttatacatgaaaaaataattttgcaaatattttctataattgtattcatttaaaatgttgataGCTTGTGTTAGTTTCAGGGAGGGGTGTATATTTTGATAAAAAAATACTTGACTTTGTAATTCTGTATATTCTATACAATTTATAGCAGAGCCGTTTTAAGACAGCCTTGTCACATTTTTTTGTTAATTGTGAAAATTCTATTGAGTGATGTTTAAGTATGCATTGAGTACATGACCAACTAGAATTAAAGTAAGTGTAAACAGTGAACATACTGTATGCTGTACAAGATATAATGTAACTTGCTGTTTTAGCATCTGTATTTTGGTTAGAAGATATTATTAAATGCAGATGTTAAGGATTGGAaaagtctaattttatttttagaaataatggaTATAAATTTGTTTTTGCTTGATTAAAATAGCTTATTCCTACATTAAgtctctttttaaatgttttcatgttaTTTCTTTTGTGCAGCTATTTCATCTGTGTGAGTCACAGCTTTGTTTCCACGTATTATTCagtttatttctgtttccttaCTTGTTTACATTCCGTGGTACCTACTTACATGCTTAGGAGTCAAATGGATTATGACATTaggaaaaaagcagaataaaagagATTGAAGTCTTCTGATGATTGAGTGTTTTGGATAGGCCTGATCTTATAATGATAAATCAGAGAATGAAATGCTCTCCAGGAAGCATTctgctccactccactcatccGCGGGAAACAAATTACATTTATTGCGTACCAGGCACTGGGCAATGTCTTTACATAGGCTATttcattaacacacacacaccagaattCGACCTCATTATCCTCGTTTTATAGTGACTTTGAGAAGGTCTCACAACCAGACAAAGCCAGGATGCTAACCtaggtctgcctgactccaaagcccatgtttTTGTTCCTTCTCAACACTGTAGAGAAAAATGATTTATAGAAACTGAACAGAGTATGAGGAAAGGAGATATGATAAAGTAATGCAGCTTTAGGATGGCAGTTAGTGACTCCCCTGGAACAGGATTAAAGGAGGCTGTGTCAGGTTCAGCTTCCCCTGAATTGGGCTTCCCTTACATCTCAGGAGATTGCCCTATAAAATCAGTAAAATTTGTGCACTTTTTTAAGGATATGGAGTAAAATTGTAATAGCATTATAAGCTGGTAGTtttcacacaaagaaaaaaatacgttCCGTCGTCACAGACTCTACTCCTAAACTTAGCTAACTATCTTGCAAATGCCTGCAGTTTGTCCCAGTGGGCAATGTGAGAGGGGATGTCGGTGGCTCAGGCAGCACAGTCCATCGCCAACACAGAGAAAATTACTGCCAGGCCTACCAGTGGCTGGCCAGTAGCATCAATTTTGTATTGGAAGGGCAATCCAAACCAGATTCACCAAAAATTTGATAACTGTTATCTGCTAAAACTAACTTCATTATGTACAAGAACAACAGATTTAATATTGAAAGAATCTGTAACAATTGCGAAAGTAAAAGCATAAAACAAAAGTGTtagtatatttttttccattacttCAGATATTTTCATTCTTGCTACTCATCTTTTCTCATCACCTATTGATTGATTTAGTTGTACTCCCATCTGTCTCTTATCAGTTTATTTTTACAGAAGCAACAGCTCTTCCACTTCAGTTTCCTCCAAATCTGAGAATTCATCCCCCTCGCCCTCCCCAAATCCTGACCAGCTATTGATTTCTATTCTGGAGAGAGAAGCCTCCTTTACTCCCTCCCTAGTTTTGTACATCCTAACCCAGTTCTTCAAGCAAGATGGTCAGTGAGCAAGAAAGTTGGCTGGGTGTGCAATTTAGAACTATTCACTCTAAATTTAGACAATGAATGAAGAACTAGttagaaatgttttattatttcattagtaACATCTGAAACATTCTATTTAGAATGTTTTTCTGGAAAATCAAACACttttttgcaataattttaaaatatatgacttGTATGTAATTATAGGTGAAAGTATTTTATTCCAGTTAGAGAAACTGGTAAACAGACATTTTAAAGATGTAAtaatgtggccgggcgtggtggctcacaactgtaatcccagcacgttggaggcggaggcgggagttCAAGAAtgggctggccaacatggtgaaactccgtctctactaaaaatacaaaactttagctgggcatagtggtgggtgcctataatcccagctactggggaggctgaagcaggagaatcacttgaacctgggaggcggaggttgtagtgagccgagatcgtgcctctgcactctggcctgcgcaacagagcaagactccatctcaaaatataataatgcTAACTTATGTAAAATtgtaattaattcattcaaaatataCTTAATTTTTACTGCTGAACTAGGACTACAGAGATGTGAGGTAGCTTGTGCCTTTGAGGAACTTAAGTCTGGTGAAGGAGATTGATGAGACAATAGATGATTATAAAACAAAACTCTGAGCTCTTAAGAGGCCTAGAACCAAAGCAGAGAGAAGTGATACTGAGCGGGGGCTGGTGGATCTGGGCTTCACCAGAGGCGTCAGGTCCAGAGAGGAGCAACTAAAACAAAGGAGCCACCAGGGAATGTAGGTTGTTCCAAAAGTCTGGGGTTTGGGATGATGAACCTGGAGAGGCACATGGGACATATCATCAGGGCCTTGGCTTTGCCAGAGTTGGACCTCTATCCTGACAGCATAAGGCAGTGGGCAAGCAAAGAAGGGGGCTGGGTAGTAAGAGATGAACTCAGAGAGAGTTAACACAATATCCAAGCAAGATGAGAAGCCTTTGGAGGACTTCAGCAGAGAGTggaaagatctgatggtttacaAGGATCACTCTTACTGCGTGTAGTGAATAGACCACAGCCCGGGGCAAGGGTGGAGGCAGGGAGATGAGAAAGGAGACTGTGGCAGCACAGGCGGGAAATGACAGTGGCTTGGAAGAGGGTGGGAGTAGCGGGGATGGTAAGAAATGGGTCACATTCTGGAgatagatttttaattttgtaatatgGAAATTTTCAAGCCTATGCAGAAGTAGAATAGTTTGGTGAAACCCAGTGTACCCATCATTCAACAATCAACAATTCACAGCCAATGTTGTTTCATCAATACCCTCACCTACTTTCCTTCTCCACTGTATTATTTTGAAGCAGATCATAGACATCATacaatttcatctgtaaatatgtCAGTATACATCTCTAAAAAggtaaacaacatttttaatataACCATATCATTACCATtccttaaaaattaacatttcctTAATATCAAGTTCCATTCGTTAAACTTTCTGGTTGTctcatcattatatatatattttttacaattgGAATCAGAATCCAACTAAAGTCCCATACTACAATTAGTTGATATACCTGTCTTGTAATctacagattttctattttttcccttcGCAATTTCATTCCGAAGAAATTCTGTGTTCACAGTCTAGGAAGAAACAAGGCAACTTCTTAGGTTGGGTTATGTTCTTCCGTTAGGAGGTACACTCTGTGTGGCTTAGATATTGGATGTATTTTGAAGACAGATCTGATAGATTTGCTAATGGTGTAGATACCAGGGGTTGAAAAAGACAGGGATCAAAAATGACACCAAGGTTTGGGCCTGAACAATTAGAAGGATGGTGTTGCCAACTACCGGGGTTGGAAGTTCAGAAGAGGAGACTGACTTGAGGTAAGGATTTGAAAgttgtattttattcattcaaaatatatttgaggtGGGAGTACAGCACAAGAATGGACAAAACAAATAGTCCCTGGAGCCTGTGACATAGTGGGGAACACAAAAGGCTAAAAAGCTGATTAATTACAACCATACTAAATGCTATGCAGAAGAGCTGCATGGTGCTCTGAGGACATCTAATGGGGGAATGTAACCTAGTTGGCAGGTTCAAGGGAGGCTGTCTTTGaggaagtaacttttttttttttcagacctaGACCTGAGGAAGTAACTTTTGAGCTGAGGTCTGAAAGATAAATAAGAGTTGAAAGGAGAGAGAGTTTCTAGGTTGAGGGACTAACAGATATCAAGGGCAGCCTGTGGAGGGAACACAGTTCTTTGGAGGCCAGTGTTGGCCAGAGTACATGATAAATTGATTTAAAATCAGACTAGAGGACAGGAGCCATACCATGCAGAACCTTCAAGGTCATGCTAAGAATTTGGATCTTATTCTTAAGATCCGGAAGATCTTAAGAGCATCAGAAAGCCATTGAATTATTTAAAGCAGGTCGGGACAAGAAGAGGTATATTTAATCAGTTTTGTATTACAAAAAAGTCACTGTGGCTGAAATGTAGACAATGGCTTGGAAGACAGTAGCAGCCAGAAGTAGAGCAGTTAGGAAGCTACTGcagttgtgcaggctggagaTTATAGTGGCTTGGATTTGTTAACTGGAAAAACCTTAAACAAGTTAAatgtaacagagtttaattgagcaaagaaccaTTTGTGAATTGGGGACCCCTAAGAACCAGAATAGGTTTTAAGAACTCCAGCCTACAACGTAGTCAGGCAGCATTtataagaagaaaatggaagaagtAAGGTACAGAGGCAGCTTCATGGGCTATAGCTCACTGTTTTGCCTTATGTCAATCAGTCAGCTGCCTGAGATTGACTGAAGCTCAGCTGCTGAACTGACTGAGACTCAGCTGTTAGTTTAGGCATTTAGTTAGTTTACATACTAAGTAAGGTTGCAGTTCATTTTGGACTTGAGTATGAAGGCATCCTTAGGCCAAATTTAGTTTAGTTTAACTGATGATGTGATTGCAGTGAAGATGGAGAGAAAGGGGAGGATTTGGGAGATACTTAAGGGAGAGAATCAGCAGGACTTGATGTTTGATGATATATGGGAAGTGAGGGCTAGGGATGGATCAAGGATAGTCTTTGGGTTTTAGAATTGTTGAAGCTAGGAGTGCAAGATGTCCCGTCCATGAAGCTTGTATAGAGAAGGAAGAATCCAGAAAACACCAATACAAATGACCCCTGACTTCTGAGGTTTCcacttacaattttttgacttCATGATTAtgcaaaagcaatacacattcTGTAGAAACCATATTTTGAGTACCCATACAAGCATTCCATTTTTCactcagtacagtattcaataaatttcaTGAGCTATTCTACACTTTATCATAAAATAAGCATTGCATTGGATGAGTTTGCCCAACTGCAGGCTAAAGTAAGCATTTGACCCACATTTAAGGTAGACTAGGCTAAGCtatttggtagatttttttttttttttttgagatggaatctcgctctgttgcccaggctggagtgcaatgctgcgatcttggctcactgcaacctccgcctcccgggttcaagtgattctcctgcctcagcctccggagtagctgggattacaggcacgtgctaccatgcccggggaatgtttgtatttttagtagagatgggtttcaccacgttggccaggctggtcacgaaccccTGACCAGGGGGTTGAGGGGCTTGCCCAGGCCAGACAGGACCAACTCTGAGCATTTTGGTCTCCAAGACACTGTTTTCATCCCCACCTACTTATTCCACATTGACTAAGGTATTTTTTGGAAGAACCTAGagctgaaacaataaaaaatactgtCCTTTCCTGAAAATGAGTGTTTATTGGCCTGAGACTCTAATACTTTCAGAGACCTAGgtcattcctttttttattcGACATATTCTATATGGCAACTAGTACTGCCAGGCGCTATTCTAAGCATCTAATGaagattaactcatttaatcctcatatcaCCCCATGAGGGAAACACTATTATCATTGCCAACAATGTTTAGTTTGGTTATCTTTTTGCTGCACAGTGTCACaaaacagtggcttaaaacaaccatttattattatttcacatgGTTCTGTGGTTTGACTGGGATCAGCTGGGCAGAGCCTCTCACGCAGTTGCAGTTAGATGGTGATGAGGCTGGAGTCATCTAAAGGCATGACCAGGCTGGCATTAAAGCAGCCACAGCCCACCCAGTTTCAAGGGGTTGAAGGAGTAGACTCTAGTCCTCAGTGGGGGAGTCACAGACACTTACAGGGAGGGAAGGAATTGATGGCAGCCATCTTCAGAGGTAAGCTACAATGACGGGTCATTCCCAATGAGAAAAccaagcacagagaagttaaattacTTAccaaaggccacacagctggtatgTGAATAAACAGAGTTCATCCCAGGCAGTTGTGTTCCAGAGCCTGCTAGGAGAGGCAAAAGGGATTGGAGCTCAATAGCGCAGCCCGGACTCTCACAGCAGAGTCAGGGTGTGAAGAGCACAGCATTATTCATAGCAGAACTGGAGAGTCCTAGAGTCATCTATCAGGGAttggtgaaaaggaagaaattctaAAAATACTAGGAAATGTCAAGGACTGCCTAAACAAAGCTGTTATTATGTTGGGGGGTGAAAATATGGTCTCATGTGGCCCAAGGCAAGTGGAAGCCTTCAtactttcatttatcttttccatcaagaaaaaatgaaaatatgagtgTTGGGGGGCAGGAGTGGGTGGGGTATGTGTGTGgtatttttccttataaataatTAACATCTGGAACCTTTAGTCAGATACTCAAAGGGGTCATATATGGGAGAAACTAAGGCTTGGACCAGGGAGTTAAAATTTGCAGTGCAGACCAGCTTCAGAAGGTATCTTCAAGCTCCTCTGCTAAACGTCTGGGTCATCGATGACCTTATGCACATTTGCTCCCTCTAATGGAAGGACAAGGAAATGACATGTCTACTTCAAAAAGGTTAGTCGCATCACAGGAGTAGTGGGTATTGCCAGAAATAAGTCGACTCACCTCTGGAGTGGTTGGTTTCTCTCTGGAACTCTAGCGACCTGAGACAGTTGGGTAGCTTAGGCCATTTTCAATGTCTAGCTTCTCAGAACTTCTGGGTCAGAAAGGGAGGTTCCACACATTGATTTGGACGTGCTCGACATCTGCGTGAGTGTGGTGAGTGGAAGAGCATCAGGCCATGTCCCAGGTCTTTCCAAATCAGACTCCATTATTTCTGACATTCCTCTTCCTAAAAACCAGAGGTAGGAATTCAGGGCCGCCATTTTCGTCGTCTCTTATCGCGATGGGAATCAGCGTTctctgctgctgctcctgctgaaCACGACGACATTCCAGCCACCGGGAAATGCTCGGGACTCAGTATCATTCTCAGACCTAGGCAGGAGGGTTCCGTGCTTGCCCTCCTCCACAGGTGCCCCGCCGCACGGGGCAAAGAGTCTGCAGGGCCAACAGGGATGTGCCCCCCCAATGTCCACGCCATCCCCAGAGACCGCATTCTGGTACCCAGAACCTGAGAATTCCCTGCAGACTTTCAAGGCCTGCTCTGGCCGCTTCCTTGCCAGTGCCACACCCCTGGGGCAGCCAAAGGGCAGCTGTTTGCAGGGGTTGTGGACCGagtttgtgatggagtttcagCGTCCACATGTGTGCCTGAGGCCCCTAGCAGCCTGGGAGGGAGCAgggtgaggggaggaggggatgggagaAGATCTGGCCCACCTCTTCCCCTGCTGTCTCGTTCCTGCAGGAAATGCCAGAAACTAGGAATTCCACATTCCAACACGGTCTTCCAGATTGCTGTGAAAGTATATTTGTCAAGGGAGGAGAatagaatatatttaattaagAACTTGCTAGCCTGGTTTataccttttaaatatttagacacaTGATATATACGCCTCCATCTGTACACTTGCTCCCCGCCTTGCGAGTGTTGAGGGGGCGGCTGTCATCACTCTCCAAAATGCCTGGCTTCTCATCACGCTGCCTGTGTATACAAGCTCCTGACCA
This region of Gorilla gorilla gorilla isolate KB3781 chromosome 2, NHGRI_mGorGor1-v2.1_pri, whole genome shotgun sequence genomic DNA includes:
- the ZBTB38 gene encoding zinc finger and BTB domain-containing protein 38 isoform X1, producing the protein MLYFTARKTLPLRVKEVSSNCKAFWRRLLIQNSTERLDESLMTVMSLSRDLKDDFHSDTVLSILNEQRIRGILCDVTIIVEDTKFKAHSNVLAASSLYFKNIFWSHTICISSHVLELDDLKAEVFTEILNYIYSSTVVVKRQETVTDLAAAGKKLGISFLEDLTDRNFSNSPGPYVFCITEKGVVKEEKNEKRHEEPAITNGPRITNAFSIIETENSNNMFSPLDLRASFKKVSDSMRTASLCLERTDVCHEAEPVRTLAEHSYAVSSVAEAYRSQPVREHDGSSPGNTGKENCEALAAKPKTCRKPKTFSIPQDSDSATENIPPPPVSNLEVNQERSPQPAAVLTRSKSPNNEGDVHFSREDENQSSDVPGPPAAEVPPLVYNCSCCSKAFDSSTLLSAHMQLHKPTQEPLVCKYCNKQFTTLNRLDRHEQICMRSSHMPIPGGNQRFLENYPTIGQNGGSFTGPEPLLSENRIGEFSSTGSTLPDTDHMVKFVNGQMLYSCVVCKRSYVTLSSLRRHANVHSWRRTYPCHYCNKVFALAEYRTRHEIWHTGERRYQCIFCLETFMTYYILKNHQKSFHAIDHRLSISKKTANGGLKPSVYPYKLYRLLPMKCKRAPYKSYRNSSYENARENSQMNESAPGTYVVQNPHSSELPTLNFQDTVNTLTNSPAIPLETSACQDIPTSANVQNAEGTKWGEEALKIDLDNNFYSAEVSVSSTENAVSSDLRAGDVPVLSLSNSSENAASVISYSGSAPSVIVHSSQFSSVIMHSNAIAAMTSSNHRAFSDPAVSQSLKDDSKPEPDKVGRFASRPKSIKEKKKTTSHTRGEIPEESNYVADPGGSLSKTTNIAEETSKTETYIAKPALPGTSTNSNVAPLCQITVKIGNEAIVKRHILGSKLFYKRGRRPKYQMQEEPLPQGNDPEPSGDSPLGLCQSECMEMSEVFDDASDQDSTDKPWRPYYNYKPKKKSRQLKKMRKVNWRKEHGNRSPSHKCKYPAELDCAVGKAPQDKPFEEEETKEMPKLQCELCDGDKAVGAGNQGRPHRHLTSRPYACELCAKQFQSPSTLKMHMRCHTGEKPYQCKTCGRCFSVQGNLQKHERIHLGLKEFVCQYCNKAFTLNETLKIHERIHTGEKRYHCQFCFQRFLYLSTKRNHEQRHIREHNGKGYACFQCPKICKTAAALGMHQKKHLFKSPSQQEKIGDMCHENSNPLENQHFIGSEDNDQKDNIQTGVENVVL
- the ZBTB38 gene encoding zinc finger and BTB domain-containing protein 38 isoform X3; this encodes MTVMSLSRDLKDDFHSDTVLSILNEQRIRGILCDVTIIVEDTKFKAHSNVLAASSLYFKNIFWSHTICISSHVLELDDLKAEVFTEILNYIYSSTVVVKRQETVTDLAAAGKKLGISFLEDLTDRNFSNSPGPYVFCITEKGVVKEEKNEKRHEEPAITNGPRITNAFSIIETENSNNMFSPLDLRASFKKVSDSMRTASLCLERTDVCHEAEPVRTLAEHSYAVSSVAEAYRSQPVREHDGSSPGNTGKENCEALAAKPKTCRKPKTFSIPQDSDSATENIPPPPVSNLEVNQERSPQPAAVLTRSKSPNNEGDVHFSREDENQSSDVPGPPAAEVPPLVYNCSCCSKAFDSSTLLSAHMQLHKPTQEPLVCKYCNKQFTTLNRLDRHEQICMRSSHMPIPGGNQRFLENYPTIGQNGGSFTGPEPLLSENRIGEFSSTGSTLPDTDHMVKFVNGQMLYSCVVCKRSYVTLSSLRRHANVHSWRRTYPCHYCNKVFALAEYRTRHEIWHTGERRYQCIFCLETFMTYYILKNHQKSFHAIDHRLSISKKTANGGLKPSVYPYKLYRLLPMKCKRAPYKSYRNSSYENARENSQMNESAPGTYVVQNPHSSELPTLNFQDTVNTLTNSPAIPLETSACQDIPTSANVQNAEGTKWGEEALKIDLDNNFYSAEVSVSSTENAVSSDLRAGDVPVLSLSNSSENAASVISYSGSAPSVIVHSSQFSSVIMHSNAIAAMTSSNHRAFSDPAVSQSLKDDSKPEPDKVGRFASRPKSIKEKKKTTSHTRGEIPEESNYVADPGGSLSKTTNIAEETSKTETYIAKPALPGTSTNSNVAPLCQITVKIGNEAIVKRHILGSKLFYKRGRRPKYQMQEEPLPQGNDPEPSGDSPLGLCQSECMEMSEVFDDASDQDSTDKPWRPYYNYKPKKKSRQLKKMRKVNWRKEHGNRSPSHKCKYPAELDCAVGKAPQDKPFEEEETKEMPKLQCELCDGDKAVGAGNQGRPHRHLTSRPYACELCAKQFQSPSTLKMHMRCHTGEKPYQCKTCGRCFSVQGNLQKHERIHLGLKEFVCQYCNKAFTLNETLKIHERIHTGEKRYHCQFCFQRFLYLSTKRNHEQRHIREHNGKGYACFQCPKICKTAAALGMHQKKHLFKSPSQQEKIGDMCHENSNPLENQHFIGSEDNDQKDNIQTGVENVVL